The sequence TCCTATTTTCACCACCCAGAGAATCCCATTAGTAACAACTCGATATGGATGTTTCTCAAATGGGTCATCAcctatacatacatttttaccCAAGAAAGATCATATGGCCCATTCTGCTCTATGAATTCCTTTcctaaaaaatattcaataatatcTACTTTTCCAATCAGGTAAATTCTGTGTACCTCATATTGTCTGGAACATGTGAAAATTTCCCCAAAATGAACCCCCTGAAAGTTACTCACTGATGGTTTCTCAGAGTCCAGAGCAAATCCAGGGATGATAGCTGATTATTCTGTACATAAAATTGTTTAATATGGTGGCCAACCCCCATCCTATAGAATAGAATCCTCCCCCCATGCCACGTGTGTGTCCGTTCGaccggtcggccgttcaaccaatcagagcgcaatatgctaatgatatgctaaggccgctgaaccgcttgctatgacgtgcactgaccaccagggggcagatgcatcGATtggtagccttttcagattgtctCACCAAAACCCCCATGTCCGTTTTCCTATAAAATATACCTCTTTctccctgactggtgtggctcagtggatagagcgtcggcctgtggactgaagggtcccgggttcgattccggtcaagggcatggaccttggttgcaggcacatccccagaggggggcgtgcaggaggcagctgatcgatatttctctctcatcgatgtttataactctctatctctctcctttcctctctgtaaaaaaatcaatacaatatattttaaaaatatatatttatacctcTTTCCAGATATGCCTGGGGGCTAATCTttcattatttcactttttttaaaaaaagaacatttttatttatggatTTCAAAGCGGAAACAGGAGGCAGCGAGGGAGAGAAATACAAATGGGGAGACTCACggagccgtgacctcctgcaaccagaggatggagcccgcagcttACACCCGTGCCCGACCCCTAACAGGGACTCGAACCCtgccctcctggttcctaggtcgatgctcaaacacaaCCTCACACCCGCCCGGCAGGGAGACGGCCCTCCCGTCTGCAGACCCagagcctcctccctcctctctctctccaggacgGGGGTCGACGTTTCAGCTAAACCCTCATTTCCacggagagaggaagacagagcgTCCCGTGGGTGGGCTGTGGACGACATCGGTGGAGGGCGGTTAGAGTCCAAACTCCAGGGAACCGGGTCCATATTTCACGAGTCGGTTAGGACCCCATGGATGGCCTAAGACGTATGGCTATGGGGGAGGCCATtttatgattcatttttttacagTTTCTTTTGTACATTTATTGTCTGATgttgtacatatgtctcctttttttcctccaaagacccctccccgcccagccattcccaccccggacAGAACCTCACCGCCCcagtgtgtgtgtccatgggtcatgctaACAGGCAggcacacaaatcctttggttgctctctaaccacccccccCGATTCCCCTGCTTTTTGTGTCTggatctaattttttttcatgaaatcatGTTGATCAttctatcccacatatgagtgaggacatgtggtttttatcttccTCCGACGGGCTTCCATTTCTcagcatcatgctctccaggtccatccatgctggtgcaaatggtaagaattccttcctttttcacggctgcgtagtattccattgtgtagatggaccacagttttttttttatgtgtcacTCATTGTGCTAagcaatttttaattcatttttattttttgttttttcatttttttaaaattaaggcgTTATATGTGTACCTATCTTACCAcggctcaccccccaccccactcccatccatgccctcaccccccagagttttgcgtccattggtgatgctcataggcatgcatacacgtccttcagtggatctcttatctcccccacctctccctaacctcccCGCTGTCacctgacagtctgtttgatgctttcctgcctctgtatctatctttttgttcatcagtttatactgttttttattttccacaaaagagtgagatcatggggtatttatctttctcagactggattatttcgctcagcatcatgctctccagttccatccatgctggtgcaaatggtaagaattccttcctttttcagggctgcgtagtattccactgtgtagatggaccacagttttcttatccactcgtctgctgatgggcactcgggctgtGTCCAGATCTCAGCTATGGTGAATGGTGccgctatggacataggggtgcatatgtcctttctgatgggtgtttctggtttcttgggatttattcctagaagtggggtcactgggtccaatgggagttccatgttcagttttttgaggaaactccatactgttctccacagcggctgcccccgtctgcattcccaccagccgtgcacgagggttcctttttctccgcatcctcgccatcacttgtcgtttgttgatttgttgatggtagccattctgacaggtgtgagagggtCCCTCATTGTCgtgttgatttgcatctctcggatgatgagtgactttgagcatgttttcatgtgcctctcggccttccttctgtcttctttcaaaaagtgtctatgtaggtcctttgcccatttttaaaaaatatatattttattgattttttttacagagaggaagggagagggatagagagttagaaacatcgatgagagagaaacatccatcagctgcctcctgcacgccccccactggggatgtgcccgcaaccaatgtacatgcccttgaccaggaatcgaacccgggacccctcagtccgcaggccgacgctctatccactgagccaccccggccagggccctttgCCCATGTTCTGATTGGATGGCTTATCTGCCtcttgttaagttgtgtgagttccctgtgcATTTTGGAGATGGAGCCCTTATCTGGGTCGGcgttggcaaatacgttctcccatgcagtgggcgattttatcatttttaacgGGTGGCAATGCATTGTGGGAGAAGGAAGCATCTCAGCATTCATGTCACCCTGGGGAATTgtcaccctccccacccttctcttCAGATGGCTCCTGGACACGCAGACTCTGACTCATAGGAAACCTGCAGAGATACAGCGTGTTTGTATACGAATCCCAGGATACCAATTGCATGAGATGTGAACTCTGACCTTCCCCGTCCTGGGAGATATCTGATGACCGACCTTCCACCTCAGAGCCAGGGGGACAGAGATGGGGATGACGCACTCCGGACGGCCACCCGACCGCCTTCAGGATCCTTATCAGATTGGCCTGTAATGATGGACACGTGGAGACCTTTTCAAGCCCCGCCCCCCTGACCTCCCTGTTCTGACGGCCCCTGCCTCCTTATAAATGTCCCTGTCCGTCCTGAGAGGTGGAGATGGGCCTTGGGGCGAGCGTCCCCCATCGTCTCAGGTTGCAGGCgcctgaataaacctctttcctttccccACCAGCTCCTGTCTCAGGGGGACGGGTGTCTGGGGTGTGAGTCAGTGGAACCTTGTTTTTCTGGGCACATTCCTGGTCCATGGATTCCGGAGAACATGTATGTCATGGCCAGTTTCTTTCTTCTGCAGGTGACAGACGGACGCTGAGCCAGGTCACAGGTGGGAGGAGCTGAGAACGGAGCTTTGCCTTCAGAGCGAGGAGAACAGGTAAGAAAAGGatggatgggaggaggaggaggaggaggaggaggaggaggaaggatgggGGTAGAGTCTGATCTGAGGGAGGAAGTTGGACTTTGTGGATGGGAGTGAGGTTAGCAggcctaaccggtgtggctcagtggatagagcgtcggcctgcagactgaagggtcctgggttcgattcccggtcaagggcatgtatcttggttgcaggcacatccccagtcgggggcgtgcaagaggcagctgatcgatgtttctctctcattgatttttcgaactctctattcctctgttaaaaaaaaaatcaataaaatatatttttaataaaaagagagagatctaAAGCTACAAGAAACAAGAAAGAGAGAatctgccgaaaccagtttggctcagtggatagagcatcggcttgcagactgaagggtcctgggttcgattcctggtcaagggcatgtatcttggttgcgggcacatccccaggagggggcgtgcaggaggcagctgatggatgtgtctctctcatcgatgtttctaactctctctccctctcccttcctctctgtaaaaaaatcaataaaatatatttttaataaaaagagagagatctaAAGCTACAAGaaacaagaaagagagaaacgtcGCGGTTTCACATTTCCGAAATAACCCAAAGGCAACCGCCAACACCGCGGCCAAAACCATAAAGTCCACGTCGATGTCCAATCCCTCGGAGACCCGACCCCCTGTCTGTCCCTCCCAGGACTGAGGAGGCGAGAGGCCTGGAGACGCGGCTTCCCTGGACCTCGGAGGTGCCATGGCCCAGTTCCCGTCCATCGTCCACCTCACCTCGCACCCGGCCCTCCTGAGGATCCGGGGGCCCCATGTGTACGAGGACCAGGTCCAGCGCCCGTGGCTGCCCCTCGTCATGGAGTCGGGAAGCGTCGTGCAGGTCCAGTTGCGCCAGGAGGACCCCGGCCAGCACGTGGGGCTCGCCAACCAGGTGCCCTTCAGCCTCCTGCCGTGGGAGTGGGCGCTGTATCCCGGGGACCAGTACCTCGACTCGCTGGGCCGGTCCTGGCGCGTCGTGTACCACGTCCTGGAGGACGGCGTGGAGGAGATGGTCCTGGAGCTGATGTCAGACCCGTAGGACCCGGGATgaggaccggggggggggggttcccccagGTCTTGTGGCCCCGAGTTCCCAGTCCTGCTGGCCAGCCGTTGGGATGGGTATCGTTCTGTTCACCATTTTTATCAGCTCTGGTGTTCTGTCTGCCACCCCCAGGCTGGAAGGGaacaatgatgtctctctctctgtctctctctctctgtctctctctctgtctctctgtctctctgtctgtctctctctctctctcaaatcaataaaagcattttgagCCAAGctggtgtgtttcagtggttgagcgaggacctatgaaccaggaggtcacattttgactctcaatcaagggcacgtgcccgggttgagggctcgatccccagtagggggcgtgcaggaggcagccgatccatgattctctctcctcatggatgtttctgtctctctctctctccctctccctgccactctgcaatcaatcctatgtaataaaagcctaatatgctaagtgtccggtcaaccagtcgtccgttcaaccaatcagagcgtcatatgcaaatgatatgctaaggccgctcaaccgctcgctatgacgtgcactgaccaccaggaggcagacgctccgaTTGAtaggtcagcttgctgctggggtccggccgatcgggactgagcgagacgggccggacacgccctggagccctcccgcggtccctccccggctggcccacctcccgcgtccctccccggccccgatcgtgcacccgtggggtccctcagtccccctggcctgcgccctcttgccatctgggacccctcgggggatgttggagagccggtttcagcccactcccctcaggccaggccgagggaccccacgggtgcacgaatccgtgcaccgggcctctagcaaaaatatattaaaaagagaaagaaaaagacctTACGCCTGGAAAGTATCAGCCCGGCCCTGGTAGACGAGGCTTGAATACATCATTGGAGAATAGTTTTCATTGAAATGACCAGAGGTCTCCTTGTTGGGTTGGCTGAGGTTCATGGGCCGATATTGCCCTCTCCAAAAAGAACGCATGTTTTTTGGGGGATGACGGCTGGTTTATGCTGATCATCTCTTTCCTCGGAGGAATTAAAAGGGAcgccagggccctggccggtgtggctcactggatagagcgtcagcctggggacggaagggtcccgggttcgattcccggtcaagggcatggacctcggttgcgggcacatccccagtggggggcgtgcaggaggcggctgatcgatgcttctctctcatggatgtttctgactctctatccttctcccttcctcactgtaaaaaatcaataaaaaattaaaaaaaaaaaaagctaaagagaAGGATGCCAGGATGTGTCTCCttctgcctggccctggctgtgAGTGTGGCCTTAGCATGGAGCTCTGGATGCATTTGGGTTTTTTCATGGTGTTTAGCACTCAACAGCCCCCTACCCACAGCCCAGCGATCATAAGATCCATCTACCCTTGCCCCGGAGACAGGCGGGTGGAGGGCGGACTCGGGGGGAGCTGGAAAAATGAATTTCAGGGCGCCAAGACATCCCAGGTTGCATTAAGGAGATCTCGGATGGTTGATTAAAATCTCCTCTTTCAGTCTGATGGCAGTTCGAGTGTTTGCAAATGCAAATCGAGACCTTtaaggctgagggctggggggagagggagggacgcGTCTCCAAGTTGCATCTCTCTCGTGTTCAAAATATCGCACTTcgggcctggccggcgtggctccgtgcttgagcgtggacctaggaaccaggaggtcacgggttcgattccctgtccagggcacaggcccgggttgtgggctccgtccccaggagggggcgtgcaggaggcagccggtccatgattctctctcatcacggatgtgtctctctctctctctctctctctctctctctctctccatctttcttctgctctgaaatcaattaaaatatattaaaaaaaaaaaaaaagagagagaccacaGCGTCAAGATCTGTTGTGAGTTGCTCCGTGGACACTCTGTCTCATGACCCACTTTGGGCTCCATCCTTTGAGGGCAGGGTTCGTGTGACATTTGAattaggcctttttttttttccttttcctttttatttttattttgcttccccTAAATGCCAACTGGACGATGTCTGACATTTCCTTAAGgcccccattcatctttccttccTAATTGGGGAGATCTGTCTCAGTCCAGGTCATTATTGAGCTGTGAGttgctggtttttattttttattttatttttttatttcagacaggaagggagagagagaaacatccatgatgggagagaatcgtggaccggctgcctcctggggatggagctcgcaacccgggcctgtgcctctgactggaatcgaacccaggacccttcagtctgcaggctgacgctctatccacggagccagaTTAGCTAGGGGGTGCAAAacgatactaataaaagggtgatacgctaattagaccgggtcgaccgggcatcttccggacgtctgatttccagacaaagccacggtggtgggggctgaggcagaaacagttaggggcgatcaggccggcaggggagggcagttgggggcgatcaggccagcaggggagagcagttgggggcgatcaggtctgcaggggagggcagttgggggcgatcaggtctgcaagggaggacagttgggggtgatcaggctggcaggggagggcagttgagggtgatcaggctggcaggggagggcagttgagggtgatcaggctggcaggggagggcagttgagggtgatcaggccagcaggggagggcagttgagggtgatcaggtcggcaggggagggcagttgggggcgatcagtctggcaggggagggcagttgagggggcgatcaggccagcaggggagggcagttgtgggtgatcaggctggcaggggagggcagttgggggggtgatcaggccagcaggggagggcagttagggggcgatcaggctagcaggggagggcagttgggggggtgatcaggctggcaggggagggcagttgagggtgatcaggctggcaggggagggcagttgtgggtgatcaggctggcaggggagggcagttagggggcgatcaggctagcaggggagggcagttagggggcgatcaggctggcaggggagggcagttgagggtgatcaggctggcaggggagggcagttgtaggtgatcaggccagcaagagagggcagttgtgggcgatcaggccagcaggggagggcagttgggggcgatcaggctggcagggaagggcagttgagggcgatcaggtcggcaggggagtggttagggtgcgatcaggcaggcaagcagaggcagtcagaggcgatcaggcatgcaggcaggtgagccgttaggagccagcggtcccggattgtgagagggaggtccgaggagtcccagattggagagggtgcaggctgggcagagggacccccccccacacacactcatgcacgaatttcgtgcaccgggcctctggacATACTATAGTTCTCGGAGGGATTTTGCCTCGGATAGGGCTTGAGTTGCTGTAAGAAGGCACGTGCCTCGTCGCTCCCTCACCAAGTCCTTCTGTTCATTTTCTGACAGGGTTTCGCCTGTGTCAACAAGATAAGGGCTTTCTTGCAAAAGGGCCCGCATATCAGCAGACAATTCCCCCGAGGGGAATGCATCTCCCGCGCCTCCCCTCTTTCAGAGTAAATTTGCAGACGACGGCTGGAAATCTGAGGTGGGCCTGAGCGTTTGTTATTTAGATACTGAGCTCTGGTGAATTTACCtcagtttattatatttttaaaatatatttttattgatttcagagaggaagggagagcaagacagagaaagaaacatccatgaggtgagagaatcatggattggctgcctcctgcgcccccgactggggatcgagcccgccacccgggcatgtgcccttgaccaggaatcgaaccctgaactcctggttcataggtcaacgctcaaatactgagccacactgaccaggctgaCTGGCTCAGTGATTTATGGAATAAGATGatccacaacccaggaatgtatTTCTCAGTAAACCTCATGCTTTATGATGAGTAGAAAGAAAATGGGAGTTTGAATGGGGTGGTATGAACAGAAAGAATTCTATTGGAAATTATGGTGAGAATTGATTTTGTAAACGGAAGGGTTAAGAGCAGAATAGGTgtcacaaatatttataaatcagatGAGTCTTTTCcgacgggtgtggctcagtggctgagcattgacctatgaactaggaggtcacggttggattcccggtcaagggcacatgcccgggttgcaggctccatccccagtagggggcgtgcaggaggcagccgatccatgattctctctcattgtggatattgctgtctctcccttcctctctctgaaatcaataaatatatatctttttaaaagaagaatcaaccaatgaatgcatatatatgtggaacaacaaatatctctctctctctctctctctctctcaaaaaaaaatattgaatgtcaatgTAAGATCCCTCACCAGAGTTACTCTCATCACAGCACAGAGTATTATtacctcactagaggcccggttcacgaaattcgtgcacaggtagggtccctaggcctggccggcattcggcgccgatctgtggggtgactgacCTGGCAATcggaggcgggggggcggggggaggacggGGGGGTGCCCTgttggcacccgccttggctggcctggggcctgtgagctgggggcagctcctgtgttgagcgtctgccccctggtggtcagtgcgcatcatagcaaccggtcgttccggtcgatttgcatattaggattttattatataggatttcagtaGGGAAATTCCTCATGAAAACGTTTCCGGGTTGTATGTTGGATGACGGGCCGTTGTGCTTCTTATCCTTGAGGGTTCTCGTTGGCCTACGTGGTTGTTTCTCCGTCTCCCCTCGTCTGTCTGTGAAACTCTAATTAGAAAGAGCTATTCAAAGTGGTGagcagcaagaacctacaaccaagattactctacccagcaaagctatcattcagaacggAAGGTccgataaagagcttcacagataagaaaaagctaaaggagttcatcaccaccaaaccaggatgacatgaaatgctgaaaggtattctttaagaagaggaagaagaagaaaaaggtaacgataaaaattatgaacagcaaatacatacctaccaacaagtgaacctaaaaatcaagtgaatgaaaaatctgaggaacagaataaactggtgaatataatagaatcaggggcatagaaagggaatggactgacaattttcagggggaaaggggtgtggagggtgcaggaagagactggacaaaaatcctacacctatggatgaggacagtgcgggggaggtaagggcatggggtggggtgggaaccgggtggaggggagctatggggggaaatagAGGAAAATTGTAATAAtccgaacaataaagatttattaaattttaaaaaaagtaaaagaaacacacacacacacacacacacacacacacacacacacacaaaggaaagagCTTAGCTCATCTAACATAATCCTTCCTCCTATTGTGTACCAATCGTAGATTCATTCGGCCAGAGGGAATGTCTACTATCTGAAACTCTTATAGGTTGTGAGAAAGCCTGGTCAAAgtccacatattttttaaaaatatatatatatatatatatattttatttcagagaggaagggagagtgagatttAGAGACAATAGTTTTCATTTGCACCCATGGCCCTGGGACGGGCCCACAGCTCTCCCAGCTCACCCTGGGGCATCGGAGCGGTACCGTCAAGTGCCAAGTTCAACCTGTATCGGGCGCTCATTGTCACCCACAAACGGGGagtctcttttccattttttttttttttttagagtttatAGGGAACCCTGTGGATTTAGAGTCTCGGAAAATGAGTCTTttttaaatgctctttttttttttaaatcgattttagagaggaaatggAGACGGAGagacatccatggtgagagagaatcatgggtcggctgcctcctgcacgccccctactggggatcgaacccacaacccgggcctgtgcccttgaccgggaatcgaacccgtgacctcctggttcataggtcgatgctcaaccactgagccacaccggccggatgTAGTCAATTAGTCTTTATCTATGGAAGAGATGCGCAGAAATCACATAATCATTTTGTTTCGATGTAGGTCCTAATTCAACAAAGATAGGGCCCAGTGAGTGTGTGTTATTCTGAAACTCTTATAGGTTGTGAGAAAGCCTGGTCAAAgtccacatatttaaaaaaaatatatatataaatatatatatatatttatatatatatatttcagagaggaagacagagagagagagagaaacatccttgatgagagagcatcatggatcagctgcctcctgcacggtccctactggggatcgagcccgccacccgggcatgtgcccttgaccaagaatccaaccatgacctcctagttcatatgtgtcattgaccgggaatcgaacccgtgacctcctggttcacaggttgacgctcaaccacagagccatgctggccgggcaagcCCACACATTTGATAGCAGGAATAACCTGGTTATAGGtgcttacctgtcagtcacacctgggagccaGTCAGTGGCCGGAATAGGCGAGGCCACTGCAAGGGTGTGGAATCTGAGATACTTAACTGctggacacgggggggggggtgagggggggtgagggggggctcttcctttctctctgcttgCACCTGACTCCTGGCTGTGGGACTCTCACACTTAGCACTCACCCACAGCCATGTAGGACCCACACAATAGACTGATGGACTATAACTGTTAATTCATCATCTATTTGTTCATATATCCATCTACCATCAATccaccatccatctacccatccatccattcacccatccatctatttattcatttatccatccatccattcatctgcatCTAtctcttcatccatccatccatccatccatctactcatccaccatttatccatccatccatccatccatccatccatccaccatctatccatccatcattcatgCATCTTTTTATACAACCATCTATCtacccattcattcacccattcattcacatCCATTAGTTCATCATCTATTTGTTTATATACATctaacatccatccatccatccatccatccacccatccaccatctatccatccatcattcatgCACATATTTATAAAACCATCTATCtacccattcattcacccattcattcacatCCATTAGTTCATCATCTATTTGTTTATATACATCTaacatccatccaccatccatctacccatccatccatccatccatttacctatccattcatccatctatccatctattcatcTACATCTattcctccctccgtccctctctccatccttccatccatgtGCTCATCCACCGTTTATCCATCcaccatctatctatccatctatccatctatccatccattcatccatccatcccttcatccatccatccatccatccatccatccatccatccatccatcccttcatccatccatccatccatccatccatccgtccatccatccatcccttcatccatccatccatccatccatccatccatccatccatccatccatccacttatccatccatccatccatccatccatccatccatccatccatccatccatttacctatccattcatccatctatccatctattcatcTACATCTattcctccctccgtccctctctccatccttccatccatgtGCTCATCCACCGTTTATCCATCTATTAACTCATCcaccatttatccatccatccatccatccatccatccatccatccatccacccatccatccctttatccatccatccatccatccatccatccatccatccatccatccatccatccatccatgcatccatccatccatccatccatccattcacctatCCATCCAGTCCTTTATACATTTAgatatgcagagagagagagagagagagaggagagagagaattcagTGCTTTCCATCCTCATACATTTCCGTGGAGAGACTCCCTTGTACGTTTCTAAGCCGCCCGAGGAGAAGCAGACGGAGCATAATTGACTTGAAGGTCATGGCTGCCTTTTCACAGTGGGCGGGAGACACGCCAGCCAGCTGAACAAACAGCGGCCACGGCCACTCAAGAAGGCACGTCATCCCCCGTGAAAACACGCTCAGACCCGGCGCGCCCTCCTTTTGTGAGTCTTTTTCCACCCAAATTGGCTGTGCGTCAGCCAAGACAAACACGGCTGGCCTTTCGCTAACAGAGAGGCGCTCCCCACACAGCGACCCTTGTCTTTGAACGACAGGACAAATACTCGACGGAAAGGCGATGATCCTCTATCAGAATGCAAACTTCCTCAGAGGATGCTGCCTGCAAaaaccctttctttctttcttttttttttctccccatttaagCTTTATTGCTGAGAGTATTCATAGGTCTTCCTTTTTTCCgaattaacctcttccagccttctcccttccga comes from Eptesicus fuscus isolate TK198812 chromosome 1, DD_ASM_mEF_20220401, whole genome shotgun sequence and encodes:
- the LOC103304978 gene encoding T-cell leukemia/lymphoma protein 1A-like — its product is MAQFPSIVHLTSHPALLRIRGPHVYEDQVQRPWLPLVMESGSVVQVQLRQEDPGQHVGLANQVPFSLLPWEWALYPGDQYLDSLGRSWRVVYHVLEDGVEEMVLELMSDP